In one window of Henckelia pumila isolate YLH828 chromosome 1, ASM3356847v2, whole genome shotgun sequence DNA:
- the LOC140885661 gene encoding uncharacterized protein — MKRMLLRSSSSPILNSWLPNSTSGSSPESSILPQLTRTRSVCFMTSLHCDESPGRCTPARSALESDLKDPLKPKKSLMLPKKVTERKEPQNMGSILLSSSGLGESMATEGCYAVAERERMPLMPLVGGGGGMSCGGGRGFYDGSGSQDSGSWNGQDSTDAYYEMMIKANPGNALLMANYAKFLKEVKGDFAKAEEYCGRAILANPNDANVLSLYADLIWQTHNDAERAEAYFDQAVKTDPNDCYVLASYARFLWDADDDDEEESSKSEYGLGISSASSKFFEEGSHWPPLATAS, encoded by the exons ATGAAAAGAATGTTGCTGAGGAGCTCTTCCTCACCAATCTTGAATTCATGGCTACCCAACTCCACATCCGGGTCGTCCCCGGAATCCAGTATCCTGCCCCAATTGACGCGTACCCGATCTGTCTGCTTTATGACATCGCTTCATTGCGATGAAAGCCCGGGAAGATGCACTCCCGCGCGGTCTGCATTGGAATCGGATCTCAAGGACCCGTTGAAGCCGAAGAAGAGCTTGATGCTACCGAAGAAGGTCACGGAGAGGAAAGAACCGCAGAATATGGGGTCCATTTTGCTGTCGAGCTCTGGATTGGGTGAGTCGATGGCGACCGAGGGCTGTTATGCTGTAGCGGAAAGGGAGAGGATGCCGCTGATGCCGTTGgttggcggcggcggcggcatgAGTTGTGGTGGTGGGAGAGGATTTTATGATGGATCTGGGTCGCAAGATTCAGGGAGCTGGAATGGGCAAGATAGCACAGATGCGTATTATGAGATGATGATTAAAGCCAATCCTGGGAATGCTCTTTTGATGGCAAATTAtgctaaattcttgaaagag GTTAAGGGAGATTTTGCTAAAGCAGAAGAGTATTGCGGAAGGGCGATTTTAGCCAACCCAAATGATGCTAATGTGTTATCACTGTATGCTGATTTAATATGGCAAACGCATAATGATGCTGAAAGGGCCGAGGCTTATTTTGATCAAGCTGTTAAAACAGACCCCAATGATTG CTACGTGCTAGCTTCATATGCTCGATTTTTGTGGGATgcggatgatgatgatgaagaggAGTCGTCGAAAAGCGAATATGGACTGGGGATAAGTAGCGCATCATCCAAGTTTTTTGAAGAAGGATCTCACTGGCCACCACTGGCCACAGCTTCTTAG